The nucleotide window GTTAAACTTGCCCAAATCGGCGCTGAGCACGGAAACTGTCATGGTCGAAACAGGGATGAGTAACCAGTTAGCGCTTACGTTTCCCTCCCCTATCAATAGGAGGAAAACAAGGGGATATTGGAGGATCACCCATGAAACGAAGCCAATAAACCATAGGACATAACCCAGGAATGGGTTGTGAAGGATTAACACAGCCTGATCCCCAAGGACATCAGTCCCAGCCACAAAAGTGAAAAAACCTGGTCCCCTGTCCGCACTCCTTAGATCAGCTTTCATGTTGGGCCAGAATTTTAGTATTCTAATGAAATTCATGACAACTAGTACCAAGTACACGAAGAAATTCAGAAAAGTGAAAATCAAGGGTAGATATCTTATTCCTAATAGATGCATAGCGATGACAGTGGTACCAGTAGCCATTACCATGCCGAAGTAAGATGGGGATAGTATAGAGACCTTGAGTTCAAGCTTATTCAACATGGTTTACTAAACATCCATCCTAAAATAAATCCTGTTAGGTTCACAATTTAACACGAAGTTAAGAAAAACTATTTTTGGATTTATGACGTAAACCCGGAGAAAGCTTAGAGAGTCCTGGATGTCAAGGTCGTACTATTAACCTCCCCGAGTACTACAAATACCTTTGGGGGAGGAATGGGGTACCCTTTAACTTCTTCCCAAGTCCCTTTTCAAGAGCTATGAACACGGCAGGTAATGCTCCAGTGGTACCAGCCTCACCTACTCCCCTAGCTTGGCTCAAGGTATGGGAAGGCGTGTTAAAGGTCTCCATGTATACTTTCCTCACAGCCTCTACCGCAGAGGGCACTCCGCTCTCAGCTATAGAACTGTAAACTGGGTTACCCGATTCGTCGTAAATAGCTCCCTCAAGTAAGACTTGAGACGAACCCTGCAGGACTCCACCTATTATCTGCCCCTCTACCTCAGAGGGTATTATTGCCCTACCTACGTCATCTATTGCCCAATACTCCAACACCCTTGCCATGCCAGTCTCCTTATCTACATCCAGGACTGCCATGTGCACTCCAGGTGTGTACAGGTCTGAGGTCTTTGAAAACACTTCCGCCTCTGTAACCTCTTGGGAATTTATTGCCTCCTCCACTGTCATACCCTTACTTTTAATTTTCTCCAAGACCGCCAATGTAGCTTCAATGACTGCAGATCCTCCGGCTGCAGCAGACCTACTTCCAAAACTACCTATCCCCTCCTTGATTAAGGAGGTGTTGTTGGGCTCCACCCTAACCCTGTTAACGTCAACGCCAAGCCTCTCAGCTACAAGAAGCGCAAAGGTGGAACGGTGGGCTTGTCCGTGGGGTCCGCTTCCCACTGCCACGAAGATCTCGCCTTTCCCCACCCTTACCTTAGCCCCCTCTCCAGGAGAGCTCCTCACGACCTCAGTAAACGCTATAAAGGAGACGGCCTTATCCTTATATTTCTCCTTTAATGAACGGTAAATCATCTCTCCCCTATCGATCATTTCCTTATATGCTGCCCTATCGATCTTGACCCCAAGGGGAGTGGTAAACTCACCGTCCAAAAAGTTCTTCTTTCTGACCTCCACAGGGTCCATGCCGAGCTCTTGGGAGAGGTCCTCAACTAAGGTCTCTAGTATGAGCGCCGCTTCAGGTCTACCTGCACCTCTATACGGTCCTGTTGGGGGCTTGTTAGTGTAAACCCCCATCGCCCTCAGCTTAGCGAACCTCATTCTGTATGGACCGTTAAGGAGGGAGGCTATGAATGAGGGTGTTGTGGTGTTAAGTGTGAAGGCGTATGCCCCGAGGTCAACTACAACGTCCCCTTCTATACCGAGGATAGTCCCGTCTCTCCTGGCGTGAAGCCTCACCTTGGAGTAGACTCCTCTACCCTGGGTAGGGTTGGTTAGGTGTTCCCTCCTGGTCTCTATCCACTTCACAGGTCTCTTAAGCCTCATGGAAGCTATGGAAGTTAAGACGTATTCGGGGTACGCAGGTACCTTGTTCCCGAAACCCCCTCCTACGTTTTGTGGTGCGTAGACCACGATCTTCTCCGGTGGGATCCCAAGGGCCTCCTGTAGGTCAGCCCTTATCCTAAAGGCTGACTGGAAAGAGCCTATGACGGTTAGGGTCTCGCCATTGAAGTAGGAGATTACGCCTTTAGGTTCCATTGGGTGCTGAACTATCCTATCCTGTAGGAGCTCTCTCTCCACAGTTACCTCAGAGTTGGCCACCTGCTCTAGATCACCCCCGGAGAGGCTGAGGTCTATAGCGACATTCCCCTTCTCGTGGATCTTCACCTCCTCCTTCAATGACTCCTTTATGGTGGTCACTGGAGGGAGCTGGTCGTAATCAGCCCCCACTTCGTCCAGGATGTCCTCAACCTCATACTTGTCCTCGACTACGAAAGCCGAGACTGGTTGACCCACAAAATTTACCATTCCGTCACTAACTACTGGCATCTTTACCAAGTTCTTGGTCCTAGGATCGGGGCGGACAGGCATGTAGACTCCTACGTTCTTCCAGTCTAGGAATAGGAGGGCTTTATCGCTCCTCGCTACGTCCTTTACTTCAGCCCTAGCATAGGGAGACCTAAGAACTCCCAGGTAAACTGTACCCTCTAAAGATACATCGTCTACATACTTTCCCATTCCTGTTAAAGAGTCTAAATGTTCTCTTAGTCTGACCGTGTTGGACATAGCTAAAAGTTCTCTCGAGTGTCATTAAAAGCATTTCTCGAATCAGTTTCAGCCCTGAACGTGGAGAAAGCTTAACCGACCTATCTGCCTAAAGGGAGAGGTTTCCGTCTTTCTAGAGTGGTTGTTCTACCAGTTGGACTTTTACCAATACACGGTTCTCACTCCTCCCGCCCTAAAGGGCGAAGGTTTAGCTGAGGTCTAAAGGGTTACTCCCCTTGTGGGAGTTAGTCCATTGGAGGAGACGAAAAAAGAGAGGGGCTTTATCATCAGACTACTATTTTCTTTATCCTTAACTTCACAATGATGAGGACACTGCTAGCGTCCCTCTGTCATCTGTGGCGTTGTGGACTAATGACTACTACCCTGGGCCTCCTCTAAACCTTAACGCTGTAGAAAGTGCAGAGTCTAGAAGTGTTGTACTCAACTACTAAGTACGTTTTTCCCCATACTCGTGGAGCTTAAACGTTATAGTATGGACGAGTTTACGGTAAGACCAGATGTTTGAAGTGAACTTATTGCCCTTCTTCCGGGAGATGGAGAGTTGGTATCCCGGGAAGATCGTTGATGCTCCAGATCCCAATACCAAGTTCATCAACATTCTTAATACCTCCCTAACGTTCCTCATCTTCACACTGGGTGTCCATAGAACGGTGTAAAACATGCCCTTACAAACCTTACTCCTCAGTCCTTGTCATTTAGATAAGCTCTCTGAACACCTTGCTTATCAACTTTTCCGCAGGGCAATATAGATCCCCTCGCTTTACTATCCATGACGAGTCCATAAGCCTATTTAAATAATTATAAATTTCAGAGTCGCTTAGCTCTCTACCCTCATTAACCTCTAAGGCCGACTTTATTTCACTCCACCTACTACATTCCCTCGCTATTGTCCTCATTACAGTCATGTATCTATCTTTCGCTATAGTTCTCTTCAACAAGAAATTGTTAAACTCGTTAACCGTCAAGTCTCTGGCTTTATCAGTAGTCCTCTTTATTGCGTCATTGAAATCTCTTGTCCTATAATAATAGTAACCAAAGTAGGTTAACCAACCAGGAATTCCTCCTACTTCCTCATAAACCCTCTCATGATCCTTAAACTCTATTCCAAGCTCCTCAAATCCCTTCCTTAAGAAGTTCACGCTTTCAACCCTGTTAAAAGGATGGAGTTCGACTTCATTCATCGCTCTGCCAAACAACGGAGAGTTAGCATCGTCTGCCCTTAAGAACCTGTAAAGCAACCCCATCTTTGACCCACTTAGAATAATCTTAACCTTGCTAAGATTATCAAAAGAATAAGCTAGCGGGTATAGCAAGTTCACGCCCCTGAGGTTTATCAACTCCTGAGCTTCATCCATTACAACTACGACTACGTCTCTAGTCCAGTCGTTTAAAGCCTCTAACAAAAAAGAGAAGCTCAACCTCTCTTTTCTTCCCCAGTTGAACTTAACTTCATTCCCCATGACATTCAGGCCCTTTACCCCCTTTAGGAAGTCTAAGAGCGAAGGGAACCTCTTGACCAGCTTATTAACCTCTCTTTCTATCTCGATCAAGAAGTCTTTGTAAGAAAAGTAACTTTTCTCCTCAAATCTCCTTAGGTCTATATAAATATAAGGAAATTTCAATTCGCCGATAGAAATCATTACGACCGAGGATTTCCCGGTTCTCCTTAAACCTGAAACTATGGTCAGAGGCGACGATAGGGACTTTACACTATCTATTTCCTTTTCTCAGTCGTAAAAGTCAGCCCTTACCTTCTTGGGTGATGGATCAAATAGCACTTCTACCCCCAGA belongs to Metallosphaera tengchongensis and includes:
- a CDS encoding xanthine dehydrogenase family protein molybdopterin-binding subunit; the encoded protein is MSNTVRLREHLDSLTGMGKYVDDVSLEGTVYLGVLRSPYARAEVKDVARSDKALLFLDWKNVGVYMPVRPDPRTKNLVKMPVVSDGMVNFVGQPVSAFVVEDKYEVEDILDEVGADYDQLPPVTTIKESLKEEVKIHEKGNVAIDLSLSGGDLEQVANSEVTVERELLQDRIVQHPMEPKGVISYFNGETLTVIGSFQSAFRIRADLQEALGIPPEKIVVYAPQNVGGGFGNKVPAYPEYVLTSIASMRLKRPVKWIETRREHLTNPTQGRGVYSKVRLHARRDGTILGIEGDVVVDLGAYAFTLNTTTPSFIASLLNGPYRMRFAKLRAMGVYTNKPPTGPYRGAGRPEAALILETLVEDLSQELGMDPVEVRKKNFLDGEFTTPLGVKIDRAAYKEMIDRGEMIYRSLKEKYKDKAVSFIAFTEVVRSSPGEGAKVRVGKGEIFVAVGSGPHGQAHRSTFALLVAERLGVDVNRVRVEPNNTSLIKEGIGSFGSRSAAAGGSAVIEATLAVLEKIKSKGMTVEEAINSQEVTEAEVFSKTSDLYTPGVHMAVLDVDKETGMARVLEYWAIDDVGRAIIPSEVEGQIIGGVLQGSSQVLLEGAIYDESGNPVYSSIAESGVPSAVEAVRKVYMETFNTPSHTLSQARGVGEAGTTGALPAVFIALEKGLGKKLKGTPFLPQRYL
- a CDS encoding ATP-binding protein, with the protein product MDSVKSLSSPLTIVSGLRRTGKSSVVMISIGELKFPYIYIDLRRFEEKSYFSYKDFLIEIEREVNKLVKRFPSLLDFLKGVKGLNVMGNEVKFNWGRKERLSFSFLLEALNDWTRDVVVVVMDEAQELINLRGVNLLYPLAYSFDNLSKVKIILSGSKMGLLYRFLRADDANSPLFGRAMNEVELHPFNRVESVNFLRKGFEELGIEFKDHERVYEEVGGIPGWLTYFGYYYYRTRDFNDAIKRTTDKARDLTVNEFNNFLLKRTIAKDRYMTVMRTIARECSRWSEIKSALEVNEGRELSDSEIYNYLNRLMDSSWIVKRGDLYCPAEKLISKVFRELI